One genomic segment of Planctomycetaceae bacterium includes these proteins:
- the aroA gene encoding 3-phosphoshikimate 1-carboxyvinyltransferase — MKKVSKIKNLNAEVMAPPSKAHTLRALIIGSLAHGTTVITNPLMGEDQINVINCLKKLGIKITQSPGRIKIEGCGGKYSPVETDLYVGESGVGMNFLSAAANFSNTPVTIAGTTRLMERPISEVINGLKQLGCKIDYLEKEGFPPIKVYGGGIPGGQASIKGAKTSQYFSSLVISSAYAQKDTILNCVDEMTEKPYFDISTQMMAEFGVQTENKNYKQIIIPAGQKYKAADMVIEGDYSSASFFFLAAAVCKSKVTVGGLRKNTKQGDIEFVNLLEKMGCKIFQKDNKVIIEGGQLNAITQDMSDIPDLVPPMAIACAFADGTSRLTNIGHLRHKECDRLGVMAMELEKMGVSAKCDEDSLIIEGTNQAKGAQIDPHNDHRIAMSFAVAGLVTGSQIIENENCVAKSFPDFWERFEIFHK, encoded by the coding sequence ATGAAAAAAGTAAGCAAAATAAAAAATCTGAATGCTGAAGTAATGGCACCGCCATCAAAAGCACATACGCTGCGGGCTTTGATTATCGGTTCGCTGGCGCATGGAACAACTGTTATCACCAATCCTCTGATGGGCGAAGACCAGATTAACGTAATCAACTGCCTGAAAAAACTCGGTATTAAAATCACTCAATCGCCGGGCAGAATTAAAATTGAAGGCTGCGGCGGAAAATACAGTCCTGTCGAAACAGACTTATACGTCGGCGAATCGGGCGTTGGAATGAATTTCTTAAGCGCGGCGGCGAATTTCTCAAACACACCTGTAACTATTGCCGGTACAACACGACTTATGGAAAGACCAATAAGCGAAGTTATAAACGGTTTAAAACAACTCGGATGCAAAATCGATTATCTTGAAAAGGAAGGCTTTCCACCGATAAAAGTTTATGGCGGAGGAATTCCCGGCGGACAGGCATCCATCAAAGGCGCGAAAACTTCGCAATATTTCAGCTCGCTTGTTATTTCGTCAGCGTATGCGCAAAAAGACACCATATTAAACTGCGTCGATGAAATGACTGAAAAACCATACTTCGATATCAGTACGCAAATGATGGCGGAGTTCGGCGTACAAACAGAAAATAAAAATTACAAACAAATAATTATTCCTGCCGGTCAGAAATACAAAGCCGCGGATATGGTTATCGAGGGCGATTACAGCAGCGCATCGTTTTTCTTTCTTGCCGCCGCTGTTTGCAAAAGCAAAGTTACTGTAGGCGGTCTGCGAAAAAATACCAAACAGGGAGACATCGAATTTGTAAATCTGCTCGAAAAAATGGGCTGCAAAATTTTTCAAAAAGACAACAAAGTGATAATCGAAGGCGGTCAGCTTAACGCAATCACACAGGACATGAGCGATATTCCGGATTTAGTGCCGCCGATGGCAATTGCCTGTGCGTTTGCCGATGGTACAAGCAGACTGACAAACATAGGCCATTTGAGGCACAAAGAATGCGACCGGCTCGGCGTGATGGCCATGGAACTGGAGAAAATGGGCGTTTCGGCAAAATGCGATGAGGATTCGCTTATAATTGAGGGAACAAATCAAGCCAAAGGCGCTCAAATAGACCCCCACAACGACCACAGGATTGCGATGAGTTTCGCGGTTGCCGGCCTTGTTACAGGCAGTCAGATTATCGAAAATGAGAACTGCGTCGCTAAATCTTTCCCTGATTTCTGGGAAAGGTTTGAAATTTTTCACAAATAA
- a CDS encoding BrnA antitoxin family protein, which produces MRLSVDVVDYFKQQAKEMGIPYQNLVNLYLSQCAHSHKKPTLKWA; this is translated from the coding sequence CTGCGATTAAGCGTTGATGTTGTTGACTATTTCAAGCAGCAGGCCAAAGAGATGGGCATCCCGTATCAAAACCTGGTCAATCTTTACCTTAGCCAGTGTGCGCATTCGCATAAAAAACCAACCCTGAAATGGGCGTAA
- a CDS encoding NYN domain-containing protein, with product MLLIDGYNLLHTVQNILEQSAEITDVQLCKILDEFIYRTKGKGSIIFDGIGPRDKSGFANLFNLEVVFSGMNREADDVIEKLILQNTAPKHLSVISSDRRIKKAAQKRKANAVDCVDFWTDMLKQMDKKTKKPTEPKEKLFGVSSAETEYWLREFGFIK from the coding sequence GTGCTGTTAATTGACGGTTATAATCTGCTGCACACGGTGCAAAATATTCTGGAACAATCCGCGGAAATCACCGACGTTCAGTTATGTAAAATTCTCGACGAATTTATTTACAGGACAAAAGGCAAAGGCAGTATAATTTTCGATGGCATTGGGCCGAGAGACAAATCCGGTTTTGCGAACCTGTTCAATCTTGAAGTTGTATTTTCAGGAATGAACCGCGAGGCGGACGATGTAATTGAGAAATTAATACTTCAAAACACCGCACCAAAGCATCTTTCAGTTATCAGCAGCGACAGGCGGATAAAAAAAGCCGCTCAAAAACGAAAAGCAAATGCCGTCGATTGCGTTGATTTCTGGACGGATATGCTCAAGCAGATGGATAAGAAAACGAAAAAGCCTACGGAACCAAAGGAGAAACTTTTTGGTGTAAGCAGTGCCGAAACGGAATATTGGCTTAGAGAATTTGGGTTTATAAAATAA
- a CDS encoding dihydroorotase, which produces MAKNLLIKNGRVIDPANNIDKKCDVLIVDGKFAQVGRVDEKADMAIDAEGKLVLPGLIDIHVHFREPGDEEEETIASGSAAAVAGGFTSVVCMPNTDPPTDNATSIEYIHRMGRQTRKTHVYVMGAITKGRAGEQLAEMGFMAQAGAVGFTDDGNGVQNASVMLRAMKYASMFRNIVLSQHCQDNSLAGKGVMNSGFNSTTLGLPGIDPLAEEMMIWRDIQLVRKTNMRYHVQHISTAKSVELIRQAKKDCLPVTCEVSPHHLLLTDDDCRDYDTNYKVNPPLRTAKDIDALKQAIREGVIDALASDHAPHLKSEKELEFLAAPFGIASIECALGLYIKALIEPKIIDWPQLVSMMAERPAKIISVDKGTLSKGKQADVTIIDPNCEYTVDVNKFYSKSKNCPYNGWKLKGKVEYTIVGGEIRFSAQGK; this is translated from the coding sequence ATGGCAAAAAATTTACTGATAAAAAACGGACGCGTAATTGACCCTGCGAACAACATCGACAAGAAATGCGATGTTCTGATTGTCGATGGCAAATTCGCCCAAGTCGGCAGAGTCGATGAGAAAGCTGATATGGCAATCGACGCAGAGGGCAAACTTGTTCTGCCGGGGCTGATTGATATTCACGTTCATTTCCGCGAGCCGGGCGACGAAGAAGAAGAAACTATCGCGTCAGGTTCTGCGGCAGCGGTTGCGGGCGGATTCACTTCGGTTGTTTGTATGCCGAATACCGACCCGCCGACCGATAACGCCACAAGTATCGAATACATCCACAGGATGGGCAGGCAAACCAGAAAGACGCACGTTTATGTGATGGGCGCAATCACCAAAGGCAGAGCGGGCGAACAGCTTGCTGAAATGGGATTTATGGCGCAGGCCGGCGCTGTCGGTTTCACCGATGACGGCAACGGAGTGCAAAACGCATCCGTAATGCTCCGCGCGATGAAATACGCATCGATGTTCAGGAATATTGTTTTGAGCCAGCACTGTCAGGATAATTCGCTTGCGGGCAAAGGCGTAATGAATTCCGGTTTTAATTCGACAACGCTGGGACTTCCTGGCATTGACCCGCTGGCGGAAGAAATGATGATTTGGCGAGATATTCAACTCGTTCGCAAAACGAATATGCGTTATCACGTTCAGCACATTTCAACGGCAAAATCAGTCGAGCTGATTCGTCAGGCGAAAAAAGACTGCCTGCCGGTAACGTGCGAAGTTTCGCCGCATCATCTGCTTTTGACCGATGATGACTGCCGCGATTACGACACGAACTACAAAGTCAATCCCCCGCTGCGAACGGCAAAAGATATCGACGCGTTAAAGCAGGCAATTCGTGAAGGCGTTATCGACGCGCTGGCATCCGACCACGCACCGCATCTGAAAAGCGAAAAAGAACTGGAATTTCTGGCCGCTCCGTTCGGTATCGCAAGTATAGAGTGCGCACTGGGGTTGTACATTAAAGCCTTGATTGAGCCGAAGATTATCGATTGGCCGCAGCTTGTCTCGATGATGGCTGAAAGGCCCGCGAAAATTATCAGCGTCGATAAAGGCACACTTTCAAAAGGCAAACAGGCCGATGTTACAATCATCGACCCGAATTGCGAATACACCGTTGACGTCAATAAATTTTACTCCAAGAGCAAAAACTGTCCGTATAACGGCTGGAAACTCAAGGGCAAAGTCGAATATACAATCGTCGGCGGCGAAATAAGATTTTCAGCACAGGGAAAGTAA
- a CDS encoding aspartate carbamoyltransferase catalytic subunit, whose protein sequence is MTKNDFIWTRKHLIGLRDLSRQEIEHILDTAQGFEAFSVRSIKKAPALRGKVVVNLFFEDSTRTRNSFTLAANRLSADVIEFTEKVSSTSKGETLLDTARNLEAMGIDIVVIRHSAGGAPKLLSRSINACVVNAGDGYCEHPTQALLDAYTIRKIKGSLEGLKIAIVGDIAHSRVARSNIYALTKLGAKVILVGPPTLMPAQVSQLPVQVSYSLDSIIGELDVINMLRIQFERMGANPFPSIKEYSHHFGLTGERMKKAKKDILVMHPGPINRGVEIESEVADGPNSVILEQVTNGLAVRMAVLFLVNQAAMTKE, encoded by the coding sequence ATGACAAAAAATGATTTCATTTGGACACGCAAGCACCTTATCGGCCTGCGCGATTTGAGCCGGCAGGAGATAGAACATATTCTTGACACTGCGCAGGGTTTCGAGGCTTTCAGCGTGCGCAGTATTAAAAAAGCCCCCGCCCTTCGCGGCAAGGTTGTCGTAAATCTTTTCTTTGAAGACAGCACGCGAACAAGGAACAGTTTCACTCTTGCGGCCAACAGATTGAGCGCGGACGTAATCGAATTTACAGAAAAGGTAAGCTCGACCAGCAAAGGCGAAACGCTTTTAGACACAGCGCGAAATCTTGAAGCGATGGGAATCGACATTGTAGTAATAAGACACAGTGCAGGCGGTGCGCCGAAGTTATTGAGCAGGAGTATAAACGCCTGTGTGGTAAACGCCGGCGATGGATATTGTGAACATCCGACACAGGCACTGCTTGACGCATATACAATCAGAAAAATCAAAGGCTCGCTTGAAGGCCTGAAAATTGCAATCGTCGGCGATATTGCGCATTCTCGCGTAGCAAGAAGCAATATATATGCACTGACAAAACTTGGCGCAAAAGTGATTCTCGTCGGCCCGCCGACGCTCATGCCTGCGCAGGTAAGCCAACTGCCGGTGCAGGTAAGTTACTCCCTCGATTCAATCATCGGCGAACTCGATGTTATAAATATGCTTCGCATACAGTTTGAAAGAATGGGCGCTAATCCGTTCCCATCCATTAAAGAATATTCGCATCATTTCGGCCTGACGGGCGAAAGAATGAAAAAGGCGAAAAAGGATATTCTTGTTATGCATCCGGGTCCGATTAACAGAGGCGTTGAAATCGAAAGCGAAGTCGCTGACGGTCCCAACAGCGTAATTCTTGAACAGGTAACAAACGGCCTTGCGGTAAGGATGGCGGTGCTTTTCCTTGTCAATCAGGCCGCGATGACAAAAGAATAA